A single region of the Streptomyces caelestis genome encodes:
- a CDS encoding GNAT family N-acetyltransferase, whose amino-acid sequence MENISIRPARSGELAAVAALRWEWLVENGGEALGERAEFVRHFVEWARDNAGTHRCMVVVRDDDVVIGMAWLAVVQRVPTPRAPRRASGDLQCVYVVPEARDGGLGGRLIRAVLDGARELGLERVTVHSSPRAIPAYARCGFQESPRLLNARVAGA is encoded by the coding sequence ATGGAGAACATCAGCATCCGCCCGGCTCGGTCCGGCGAACTGGCGGCCGTGGCGGCACTTCGATGGGAGTGGCTCGTCGAGAACGGTGGCGAGGCCCTCGGCGAACGCGCGGAATTCGTACGGCACTTCGTCGAGTGGGCCCGGGACAACGCCGGTACGCATCGGTGCATGGTGGTCGTGCGTGACGACGACGTGGTGATCGGCATGGCCTGGCTGGCGGTCGTGCAGCGGGTGCCCACGCCGCGAGCGCCGCGGCGGGCCTCCGGCGATCTCCAATGCGTGTACGTCGTACCCGAGGCACGCGACGGCGGGTTGGGCGGGCGGCTCATCCGGGCGGTTCTGGACGGAGCCCGGGAGCTCGGGCTGGAGCGGGTGACCGTGCACTCGAGCCCGCGGGCGATCCCCGCGTACGCCCGGTGCGGTTTCCAGGAGTCGCCCCGGCTGCTGAACGCTCGGGTCGCGGGCGCGTGA
- a CDS encoding TIGR03936 family radical SAM-associated protein, whose amino-acid sequence MQRIRLRYTKRGRLRFTSHRDFQRAFERALRRAEVPMAYSAGFTPHPKVSYANAAPTGTGSEAEYLEIALTEARDPEQLRILLDESMPAGLDIIEAVEARTPGLADRLTASVWELRLDGVSQEEARRAADAFNAAETVEVQRLAKNGVRTFDARSAVVSLEIRDLTETQSSQADRPTDQPCAILRLVVRHVTPAVRPDDVLSGLRAVADLAPPVPAAVTRLAQGLFDEETGTVTDPLAPDREAAEAHSTAEPPAAATAPA is encoded by the coding sequence GTGCAGCGCATCCGACTGCGCTACACCAAGCGCGGCCGCCTCCGGTTCACCAGCCACCGTGACTTCCAGCGCGCCTTCGAGCGTGCGTTGCGCCGTGCCGAGGTGCCGATGGCCTACTCGGCGGGCTTCACTCCGCACCCGAAGGTGTCGTACGCCAATGCCGCACCCACCGGCACGGGCAGTGAGGCGGAGTACCTGGAGATCGCGCTCACCGAGGCGCGCGACCCTGAGCAGCTCAGGATCCTTCTCGACGAGTCGATGCCCGCCGGGCTCGACATCATCGAGGCGGTCGAGGCCCGCACTCCGGGCCTCGCCGACCGGCTGACGGCTTCGGTGTGGGAGCTGCGGCTGGACGGCGTGTCGCAGGAGGAGGCCCGCCGAGCGGCGGACGCCTTCAACGCGGCCGAGACCGTAGAGGTCCAGCGCCTCGCGAAGAACGGGGTGCGCACCTTCGATGCTCGCTCCGCCGTCGTGAGCCTGGAGATCCGCGACCTCACAGAAACACAGAGTTCGCAGGCTGATAGGCCGACCGACCAGCCCTGTGCGATACTGCGGCTGGTTGTTCGGCACGTGACGCCTGCCGTACGACCCGACGACGTCCTGTCCGGTCTCCGCGCCGTGGCCGACCTGGCGCCGCCGGTCCCCGCAGCGGTGACCAGGCTGGCGCAGGGGCTGTTCGATGAAGAGACCGGCACGGTGACCGACCCGCTCGCGCCCGACCGCGAGGCAGCGGAGGCCCACTCAACGGCCGAACCGCCTGCCGCCGCGACGGCGCCGGCGTAG
- a CDS encoding helix-turn-helix domain-containing protein, with protein sequence MSKADIPWLNLSRRPSHGTSRRPRCRPSWTNLAVLKNGRAKAVRFSTLAALCEVLDCQPGDLLRWEADGAADRTMH encoded by the coding sequence ATGTCGAAGGCCGACATCCCATGGCTCAACCTATCGCGCAGGCCGTCGCACGGGACATCGAGGCGGCCCAGATGCAGGCCGAGCTGGACCAACCTCGCTGTCCTCAAGAACGGCCGCGCCAAGGCGGTCCGCTTCTCGACCCTCGCCGCGCTGTGCGAGGTACTCGACTGCCAGCCGGGGGACCTGCTGCGCTGGGAGGCGGACGGGGCCGCCGACCGGACAATGCACTGA
- a CDS encoding Rne/Rng family ribonuclease, with translation MLGPTEPTESATDSEHNTPSDTLPPRRRRRAASRPAGPPVGASSDAPVETVTPAIPAAEPDDLAADAVEADEAEETAAAAQEISEAAESAEEAAPAAPKRRRVVRRAAAPAGAPASAETAETVVPVTAASEASEQAGASAPAASAEVPEDAAPRRTRRRATRTVTSPSAAPAEAVETASAPAAAAQTEPSAPVSATTGDDGAETAEAAEEAAPRRTRRRATRRVTAPTAAPAAADAAEETADAGRSGSVATTDEPAEAVAAASGGPAEAPAGSPAEEAKAPVTDSPAAESDGASEASAQASEPAEDAAPRRRRRVVRRAASGFAEPAQPSRGSRAAKSERAADTAAGEDETSARPARPAVALFQAPVFTEPQFQTPERAAAAAAAEAAGAEEPEEPEEAEESAPAEVREEQPGGSRRRRRRRGSADEPEAQATVAPAAESAADESAVDEAEEPEDSAEGEDQDDSEGPGSRRRRRRGGRRRRRGESADTDGEGGEDTDAEADQVAAAQAAQDAEDTAEQTEEDQDESDEAADRDESAGGGGSTSSRRRRRRRRRAGDTAPDAEPTEDDPERTVVKVREPRPKAEPSDEVQSIKGSTRLEAKKQRRREGREQGRRRVPIITEAEFLARREAVDRVMVVRQHGDRTQIGVLEDGVLVEHYVNKEQSTSYVGNVYLGKVQNVLPSMEAAFIDIGKGRNAVLYAGEVNFEALGMANGPRRIESALKSGQSVLVQVTKDPIGHKGARLTSQVSLPGRYLVYVPEGSMTGISRKLPDTERARLKTILKKIVPEDAGVIVRTAAEGASEDELRRDVERLQGQWEDIQKKAKNGNAPTLLYGEPDMTVRVVRDIFNEDFSKVVVSGDEAWSTIHGYVSHVAPDLAERLSKWTSEVDVFATYRIDEQLAKALDRKVWLPSGGSLVIDRTEAMVVVDVNTGKFTGQGGNLEETVTRNNLEAAEEIVRQLRLRDLGGIIVIDFIDMVLESNRDLVLRRLLECLGRDRTKHQVAEVTSLGLVQMTRKRVGQGLLESFSETCVHCNGRGVIVHMEQPTTSGGGGGKRKKRARAGAADQPHVHEAAVETVEEEAETEAEVGAEIAEPIALPEPVFEPDEELYSSAAEAEAAAGRGRPRRRASRRASAPAGAPRGETAEPQVRQGGKAEQAAAEVPTAQDVTAAEEVARPVQPEPAAEAHAEPVAVEDPVVEAPAVEEAAPKGRGRRRATRKVSAPAGSPAGAEATVVTVSETAPATPEAAETPEQAEQPAAAAEAPAESAAPARPRRRAVRKPTVSTASEEAAVVVVPSAAAEERTEQAEAGAPADESGEAAEESAPAKKTARKTAKKATAKKAATKKTAAKKTAAKKTTAKKAAKTTKTAAKKTTSKKTVAAEQSRSSVSASTDED, from the coding sequence ATGCTCGGACCGACCGAACCCACAGAGTCCGCCACGGACTCCGAACACAACACTCCCAGCGACACCCTGCCGCCCCGCCGGCGGCGCCGTGCCGCGTCCCGCCCGGCGGGTCCGCCCGTCGGCGCCTCCTCCGATGCTCCGGTGGAGACCGTCACGCCGGCCATACCGGCCGCGGAGCCCGACGACCTCGCGGCTGACGCGGTGGAGGCCGACGAGGCCGAAGAGACCGCCGCGGCGGCGCAGGAGATCTCCGAGGCCGCCGAGAGCGCAGAGGAGGCCGCGCCTGCCGCTCCGAAGCGGCGCCGCGTGGTTCGCCGTGCTGCCGCGCCCGCCGGGGCTCCGGCGTCCGCGGAGACCGCCGAGACCGTAGTGCCGGTGACCGCCGCTTCCGAGGCGTCGGAGCAGGCCGGGGCCTCCGCCCCCGCCGCGTCCGCCGAGGTGCCCGAGGACGCCGCTCCCCGGCGCACCCGGCGTCGTGCGACGCGCACGGTGACGTCGCCCTCCGCGGCTCCGGCTGAGGCGGTGGAGACGGCGTCGGCGCCGGCTGCCGCCGCACAGACCGAGCCGAGCGCCCCCGTGTCCGCCACGACCGGTGACGACGGCGCCGAGACCGCGGAGGCCGCCGAGGAGGCTGCCCCGCGCCGGACACGGCGGCGTGCCACACGACGGGTGACCGCGCCCACCGCGGCGCCTGCCGCCGCGGATGCGGCGGAAGAAACCGCCGACGCGGGCCGGTCCGGCTCCGTCGCCACCACCGACGAGCCCGCCGAGGCCGTCGCTGCCGCGTCTGGTGGGCCCGCCGAGGCCCCCGCCGGCTCGCCCGCCGAGGAGGCGAAGGCACCTGTGACCGATTCCCCTGCCGCTGAGTCCGACGGAGCCTCCGAGGCCTCCGCCCAGGCTTCCGAGCCCGCCGAGGATGCCGCTCCGCGGCGCCGCCGCCGGGTCGTCCGCCGGGCGGCCAGTGGTTTCGCCGAGCCCGCACAGCCCTCGCGGGGCTCCCGTGCCGCCAAGTCCGAGCGGGCCGCCGACACGGCCGCCGGTGAGGACGAGACGTCGGCGCGGCCCGCGCGGCCCGCTGTCGCCCTGTTCCAGGCGCCCGTGTTCACCGAGCCCCAGTTCCAGACGCCGGAGCGGGCCGCTGCCGCAGCCGCTGCCGAGGCGGCCGGGGCCGAGGAGCCCGAGGAGCCCGAGGAGGCGGAGGAGTCCGCGCCGGCCGAGGTGCGCGAGGAGCAGCCCGGCGGGTCGCGCCGCCGGCGTCGTCGCCGGGGTTCCGCGGACGAGCCCGAGGCCCAGGCCACCGTGGCCCCCGCCGCCGAGAGTGCCGCCGACGAGAGCGCCGTCGACGAGGCGGAGGAGCCCGAGGATTCCGCCGAGGGCGAGGACCAGGACGACTCCGAGGGGCCCGGCTCGCGCCGGCGTCGTCGCCGGGGCGGCCGCCGCCGTCGGCGTGGTGAGTCCGCCGACACCGACGGCGAGGGCGGCGAGGACACGGACGCCGAGGCCGACCAGGTCGCCGCCGCACAGGCCGCGCAGGACGCCGAGGACACCGCGGAGCAGACCGAGGAGGACCAGGACGAGTCCGACGAGGCCGCCGACCGTGACGAGTCGGCCGGTGGGGGCGGCTCCACCAGCAGCCGCCGTCGCCGTCGCCGCCGTCGCCGGGCCGGTGACACCGCGCCCGACGCCGAGCCCACCGAGGACGACCCGGAGCGCACGGTCGTCAAGGTCCGTGAGCCCCGCCCCAAGGCCGAACCGTCCGACGAGGTGCAGTCCATCAAGGGCTCGACCCGTCTGGAGGCCAAGAAGCAGCGCCGCCGGGAGGGCCGCGAGCAGGGCCGCCGGCGCGTCCCGATCATCACCGAGGCCGAGTTCCTGGCCCGGCGCGAGGCCGTCGACCGCGTGATGGTCGTCCGGCAGCACGGCGACCGTACGCAGATCGGCGTCCTGGAGGACGGCGTGCTCGTCGAGCACTACGTCAACAAGGAGCAGTCGACCTCGTACGTCGGCAACGTCTACCTCGGCAAGGTGCAGAACGTGCTGCCGTCGATGGAGGCCGCCTTCATCGACATCGGCAAGGGGCGCAACGCGGTGCTGTACGCCGGTGAGGTCAACTTCGAGGCGCTCGGCATGGCCAACGGGCCGCGGCGCATCGAGTCCGCCCTGAAGTCCGGGCAGTCCGTGCTCGTCCAGGTGACGAAGGACCCCATCGGGCACAAGGGCGCCCGTCTGACCAGCCAGGTCTCCCTCCCCGGGCGCTACCTCGTGTACGTGCCCGAGGGCTCCATGACCGGCATCAGCCGCAAGCTGCCCGACACCGAGCGGGCCCGGCTGAAGACGATCCTCAAGAAGATCGTCCCCGAGGACGCGGGCGTCATCGTGCGCACCGCCGCCGAGGGCGCGAGCGAGGACGAGCTGCGCCGGGACGTCGAGCGGCTCCAGGGGCAGTGGGAGGACATCCAGAAGAAGGCCAAGAACGGCAACGCGCCGACACTGCTGTACGGCGAGCCGGACATGACCGTCCGGGTCGTGCGCGACATCTTCAACGAGGACTTCTCCAAGGTCGTCGTCAGCGGCGACGAGGCGTGGTCGACCATCCACGGGTACGTCTCGCACGTCGCGCCGGACCTCGCCGAGCGCCTGTCGAAGTGGACCTCCGAGGTCGACGTCTTCGCCACGTACCGGATCGACGAGCAGCTCGCCAAGGCGCTGGACCGCAAGGTGTGGCTGCCCAGCGGCGGCTCGCTGGTGATCGACCGGACCGAGGCGATGGTCGTCGTCGACGTCAACACCGGCAAGTTCACCGGCCAGGGCGGCAACCTCGAGGAGACCGTCACCAGGAACAACCTGGAGGCGGCCGAGGAGATCGTGCGTCAGCTGCGGCTGCGCGACCTCGGCGGCATCATCGTCATCGACTTCATCGACATGGTGCTGGAGTCCAACCGGGACCTGGTGCTGCGGCGCCTGCTCGAATGCCTGGGCCGGGACCGTACGAAGCACCAGGTGGCCGAGGTGACCTCGCTGGGGCTCGTGCAGATGACCCGCAAGCGGGTCGGGCAGGGGCTCCTGGAGTCCTTCTCCGAGACCTGCGTCCACTGCAACGGGCGCGGTGTCATCGTGCACATGGAGCAGCCGACCACCTCCGGCGGAGGCGGCGGCAAGCGCAAGAAGCGCGCGCGTGCCGGTGCCGCCGATCAGCCGCACGTGCACGAGGCGGCCGTCGAGACCGTCGAGGAGGAGGCCGAGACCGAGGCCGAGGTCGGTGCCGAGATCGCCGAGCCGATCGCGCTGCCCGAGCCGGTCTTCGAGCCCGACGAGGAGCTGTACAGCAGCGCCGCCGAGGCGGAGGCCGCGGCCGGCCGCGGCCGGCCGCGACGCCGGGCGAGCCGGCGGGCGTCGGCTCCGGCGGGTGCGCCGCGCGGTGAGACGGCGGAGCCGCAGGTCAGGCAGGGCGGGAAGGCCGAGCAGGCCGCGGCCGAGGTGCCGACGGCTCAGGACGTGACCGCCGCCGAGGAGGTCGCCCGTCCGGTGCAGCCGGAGCCGGCCGCCGAGGCGCACGCCGAGCCGGTGGCCGTCGAGGACCCGGTCGTCGAGGCCCCGGCCGTCGAGGAGGCCGCGCCCAAGGGCCGTGGCCGTCGGCGGGCGACGCGCAAGGTGTCCGCGCCGGCCGGTTCTCCGGCGGGGGCGGAGGCGACCGTGGTGACGGTGTCCGAGACCGCGCCCGCCACGCCCGAGGCCGCTGAGACGCCCGAGCAGGCCGAACAGCCCGCGGCGGCTGCCGAGGCGCCCGCCGAGAGCGCCGCCCCGGCCCGTCCCCGGCGCCGTGCCGTGCGCAAGCCCACCGTGTCCACGGCGTCCGAGGAGGCGGCCGTCGTGGTCGTCCCGTCGGCCGCCGCGGAGGAGCGGACGGAGCAGGCGGAAGCCGGTGCCCCGGCCGACGAGTCGGGCGAGGCCGCCGAGGAGTCGGCCCCGGCCAAGAAGACGGCCCGCAAGACGGCCAAGAAGGCCACGGCGAAGAAGGCCGCCACCAAGAAGACCGCGGCGAAGAAGACCGCGGCCAAGAAGACGACGGCGAAGAAGGCGGCGAAGACCACCAAGACCGCCGCCAAGAAGACCACGTCGAAGAAGACCGTCGCGGCGGAGCAGTCCCGCTCCTCCGTCTCGGCCTCCACCGACGAGGACTGA